In Rhizobium sp. ZPR4, a genomic segment contains:
- a CDS encoding LysR family transcriptional regulator, whose translation MTVPFRRPIPLLDNEVLRTFVAIAETGNFSTAADAVFRTPSAVSMQIKKLEEQLGVTLFLRDARSVSLTQHGEMLLSYARNILALSNEAVSRFIMPELSGVVRLGAPDDIGERLLPSILKSFSESYPGIMVDVTVDMSIQLKKRIEEQRLDLALINCATRPFPTEGEVIYTERLVWAGAKCGTAYRRDPLPISIWEEGCIWRSEAMAQLERQKRAYRVSYLSAHTMAQRAAVVSDLAIAPFPRSYVTEDMEILGPNEGLPELTSFDIRLLTASQMTGPMKAVADSIRQAFIEIGRKMAA comes from the coding sequence ATGACCGTTCCGTTCCGCCGGCCCATACCGTTGCTTGACAATGAAGTTCTGCGCACCTTTGTCGCTATTGCCGAAACGGGAAATTTTTCGACCGCGGCCGATGCCGTCTTTCGCACGCCGTCAGCCGTTTCGATGCAGATCAAGAAGCTGGAAGAGCAGCTCGGTGTCACGCTGTTCCTCCGCGATGCGCGCTCGGTGAGCCTGACGCAGCACGGCGAGATGCTGCTTTCCTATGCCCGCAACATCCTGGCGCTTTCCAACGAGGCGGTATCGCGCTTCATCATGCCCGAACTCAGCGGCGTCGTGCGGCTCGGCGCGCCTGATGATATTGGCGAGCGGCTGCTGCCGAGCATCCTGAAGAGTTTTTCCGAGAGCTATCCGGGTATCATGGTCGACGTCACCGTCGATATGAGCATCCAGCTCAAGAAGCGCATCGAGGAGCAGCGGCTGGATCTGGCGCTGATCAATTGCGCAACGCGGCCTTTCCCGACGGAAGGCGAGGTGATCTATACGGAACGTCTCGTCTGGGCCGGCGCCAAGTGCGGCACCGCCTATCGTCGCGATCCGCTGCCGATTTCCATCTGGGAAGAGGGCTGTATCTGGCGGTCGGAGGCCATGGCGCAGCTGGAGCGGCAGAAGCGCGCCTATCGTGTTTCCTATCTTAGCGCTCATACGATGGCGCAGCGCGCCGCCGTCGTTTCCGATCTTGCCATTGCGCCGTTTCCGCGTTCCTACGTCACGGAAGATATGGAAATTCTCGGGCCGAACGAAGGGCTGCCGGAACTGACGTCTTTCGACATTCGGCTATTGACGGCCTCGCAGATGACGGGGCCGATGAAGGCGGTGGCTGACAGCATCCGCCAGGCCTTTATCGAGATCGGGCGTAAAATGGCCGCGTGA
- a CDS encoding ASKHA domain-containing protein: MPSGKRGHFPVGTPVLEAARQLGVYVESVCGGRATCGRCQVSVQEGNFAKHKIVSANDHLSPIGPKEKRYAEVRDLPEGRRLSCSALIQGDLVIDVPQDTVINAQVVRKAADERVIERDPAVHMCYVEVEEPDMHKPSGDLDRLKQAIAADWKYDNLEVDFHLIPQVQSILRKGEWKVTAAIHRDQDSERPRLIALYPGLKNEAYGIACDIGSTTIAMHLSSLLSGRTVASAGASNPQIRFGEDLMSRVSYVMMNPDGREAMTNAVREALNGLIDKVCADGGVSRQDILNAVFVGNPIMHHLFLGIDPTELGGAPFALAVSGAVHLKSAEIGLPMNAGTRIYMLPCIAGHVGADAAAATLAEGPHRQDDMMLLVDIGTNAEIVLGNRHRVVAASSPTGPAFEGAEISSGQRAAPGAIERVRIDPVTLEPRYRVIGIEPWSDEPDFEEAAAKVGVTGICGSAIIEVVAEMFLTGIISEDGVVDGSMAARSPRILQNGRTFSYLLRDGEPRITVTQNDIRAIQLAKAALYAGVKLLMDKQGIDHVDRIGLAGAFGTFIDPKYAMVLGLIPDCELDKVKAVGNAAGTGARMALLNRGHRREIEETVRKIEKIETALESKFQEHFVYAMALPNKVDAFPELSKVVTLPERKQISDDGGEGGGRRRRRSRE; encoded by the coding sequence ATGCCATCCGGCAAGCGCGGCCACTTCCCGGTGGGAACGCCCGTGCTGGAGGCAGCCCGCCAGCTTGGCGTCTATGTCGAAAGCGTCTGTGGCGGCCGTGCCACCTGTGGGCGCTGCCAGGTCTCCGTACAGGAAGGCAATTTCGCCAAGCACAAGATCGTTTCGGCCAACGATCACCTTTCGCCGATCGGACCGAAGGAAAAGCGCTATGCCGAGGTGCGCGATCTGCCGGAAGGCCGCCGCCTCTCCTGCTCCGCGTTGATCCAGGGCGATCTCGTCATCGACGTGCCGCAGGATACCGTCATCAATGCGCAAGTGGTGCGCAAGGCGGCCGACGAGCGCGTCATCGAACGCGACCCGGCCGTGCACATGTGTTACGTCGAGGTCGAAGAACCCGACATGCACAAACCATCAGGCGATCTGGATCGCCTGAAGCAGGCAATCGCAGCGGACTGGAAATACGACAATCTCGAAGTGGATTTTCACCTCATCCCGCAGGTGCAGTCGATCCTGCGCAAAGGCGAATGGAAGGTAACGGCCGCCATTCATCGCGATCAGGACAGCGAACGCCCTCGCCTCATCGCGCTCTATCCGGGCCTGAAGAACGAGGCCTATGGCATCGCCTGCGATATCGGTTCGACGACGATCGCCATGCATCTGTCGTCGCTGCTGTCAGGCAGAACCGTCGCATCGGCCGGCGCCTCCAACCCGCAGATTCGCTTCGGCGAGGATCTGATGAGCCGTGTCTCCTATGTCATGATGAACCCGGACGGCCGTGAGGCGATGACCAACGCCGTCCGCGAAGCCTTGAACGGCTTGATTGACAAGGTCTGCGCCGATGGCGGCGTGTCGCGCCAGGATATTCTGAACGCCGTCTTCGTCGGCAATCCGATCATGCACCACCTCTTCCTCGGCATCGATCCGACCGAACTTGGCGGTGCGCCCTTCGCGCTTGCCGTATCCGGCGCCGTGCATCTGAAATCGGCCGAGATCGGCCTGCCGATGAATGCGGGCACGCGCATCTACATGCTGCCCTGCATCGCCGGCCATGTCGGCGCCGATGCGGCCGCTGCAACACTTGCCGAAGGGCCGCATCGCCAGGATGATATGATGCTGCTTGTGGACATCGGCACCAATGCCGAGATCGTGCTCGGCAACCGTCATCGCGTCGTCGCCGCCTCCTCGCCGACCGGTCCTGCCTTCGAAGGTGCCGAGATTTCCAGCGGCCAGCGCGCGGCACCCGGTGCTATCGAACGCGTGCGCATCGATCCCGTCACCCTCGAACCCCGTTACCGCGTGATCGGCATCGAGCCATGGTCCGATGAGCCAGACTTCGAAGAAGCCGCCGCCAAGGTCGGCGTCACCGGCATCTGCGGCTCGGCCATCATCGAGGTCGTGGCGGAAATGTTCCTGACCGGCATCATCTCGGAAGATGGCGTCGTCGACGGCTCGATGGCAGCGCGCTCGCCGCGCATCCTGCAAAACGGCCGCACCTTCTCCTATCTGCTGCGCGACGGAGAACCGCGCATCACGGTGACCCAGAACGATATCCGCGCCATCCAGCTTGCCAAGGCGGCACTTTATGCCGGCGTCAAGCTGCTGATGGACAAGCAGGGCATCGATCACGTCGACCGTATCGGCCTCGCCGGCGCCTTCGGCACCTTCATCGATCCCAAATATGCGATGGTGCTGGGGCTCATTCCCGACTGCGAACTCGACAAGGTCAAGGCCGTCGGCAATGCCGCCGGCACCGGCGCGCGCATGGCGCTGCTGAACCGCGGCCATCGCCGCGAAATCGAGGAAACCGTCAGGAAAATCGAGAAGATAGAGACGGCGCTTGAATCAAAGTTTCAAGAACATTTCGTCTATGCCATGGCCCTGCCGAACAAAGTCGACGCATTCCCGGAACTCTCCAAGGTGGTGACATTGCCGGAGCGCAAGCAAATCTCCGACGATGGCGGAGAAGGCGGCGGCCGCAGGCGTCGCCGCAGCCGCGAGTAA
- a CDS encoding DUF1127 domain-containing protein, giving the protein MTTISYRQTGTRNPFPSGSSYMPFFSRLANRWQQWRSLRELESLSDDMRKDLGWPAANEIKNPKASR; this is encoded by the coding sequence ATGACGACGATCAGTTATAGACAGACCGGCACGCGGAACCCGTTTCCGTCCGGCAGCAGCTATATGCCCTTCTTTTCTCGCCTCGCTAATCGCTGGCAGCAGTGGCGCTCCCTTCGCGAGCTCGAATCTCTGTCCGACGATATGCGCAAGGATTTGGGCTGGCCGGCCGCGAACGAAATCAAGAATCCGAAAGCCAGCCGATGA
- a CDS encoding methyltetrahydrofolate cobalamin methyltransferase encodes MTRTIVASATREIIIGFDQPFCVIGERINPTGRKKLAAEMIEGNFDTVIKDALEQVAAGATMLDVNAGVTSVNPNETEPGLLVQTLEIVQGLVDVPLSIDSSVTAAIEAALKVAKGRPLVNSVTGEEEKLEAILPLIKKYDVPVVAISNDETGISMDPDVRFAVAKKIVERAMDHGIKPHDIVVDPLVMPIGALGDAGRQVFALLHRLRNELKVNTTCGLSNISFGLPHRHGINAGFIPMVIGAGMTSAIMNPCRPQEMEAVRAANVLNGTDANCTNWIMTYRDYKPAEGGAVAAATTAAPAAGGGRRGGRAARAGAGATRE; translated from the coding sequence ATGACGCGTACCATCGTTGCCTCCGCCACCCGCGAGATCATCATAGGCTTCGACCAGCCTTTCTGCGTGATCGGCGAGCGCATCAACCCGACGGGGCGCAAGAAGCTCGCCGCCGAGATGATCGAAGGCAATTTCGACACCGTCATCAAGGACGCTCTGGAGCAGGTTGCCGCCGGTGCGACCATGCTCGACGTCAATGCGGGCGTAACCTCCGTCAACCCGAACGAGACCGAGCCGGGCCTTCTCGTGCAGACGCTCGAGATCGTGCAGGGTCTGGTCGATGTGCCGCTCTCGATCGACAGCTCGGTCACAGCAGCGATCGAGGCAGCGCTCAAGGTTGCCAAGGGCCGGCCGCTGGTCAATTCGGTGACGGGCGAAGAGGAAAAGCTCGAAGCCATCCTGCCGCTGATCAAAAAATACGACGTACCCGTCGTCGCCATCTCCAATGACGAGACCGGTATTTCCATGGATCCGGACGTACGTTTCGCAGTCGCCAAGAAGATCGTCGAGCGCGCCATGGATCACGGCATCAAGCCGCATGACATCGTCGTCGACCCGCTCGTTATGCCGATCGGGGCGCTCGGCGATGCCGGCCGTCAGGTTTTCGCCCTCCTGCACCGCTTACGCAACGAACTCAAGGTCAACACGACCTGCGGCCTCTCCAACATCTCCTTCGGCCTGCCGCATCGTCACGGCATCAATGCCGGCTTCATCCCCATGGTCATTGGCGCCGGCATGACCTCGGCGATCATGAACCCTTGCCGCCCGCAGGAGATGGAAGCCGTGCGCGCCGCCAACGTGCTGAATGGCACGGACGCCAATTGCACCAACTGGATCATGACCTATCGCGATTACAAGCCGGCCGAAGGCGGCGCGGTAGCGGCAGCAACAACGGCAGCTCCGGCTGCTGGCGGCGGACGTCGTGGCGGCCGTGCCGCGCGCGCCGGTGCAGGAGCCACGAGGGAGTAG
- a CDS encoding GlxA family transcriptional regulator: MSKTPIKTRSLVFFLVPHFTMLPFSAAIETLRIANRMLGYPAYTWRLASTDGQKVYSSSGIGLEVNSSLTDERRYLGGENRPNMVLVCSGIYVEEFHNKSVNAWLRETYNRGVAVGSLCTGAHVLAQAGLLNGKRCAIHWENLPGFSETFPQAEVYADLYEVDSNLYTCAGGTASLDMMLNLIGQDFGENLVNRVCEQQLTDRVRSPHDRQRLPLRARLGVQNSKVLSIIELMESNLAEPLSLLEIADDAGLSRRQIERLFRQEMGRSPARYYLEIRLDRARHLLVQSSMPVVEVAVACGFVSASHFSKCYRELYNRSPQQERAERKLTMSTNRTGIVV, translated from the coding sequence ATGAGCAAGACTCCGATCAAGACGCGTTCCCTGGTTTTCTTCCTTGTTCCGCATTTCACCATGCTGCCGTTTTCCGCCGCGATCGAGACGCTGCGGATTGCCAACCGCATGCTGGGCTATCCCGCCTACACATGGCGGCTCGCCTCGACGGACGGGCAGAAAGTCTATTCCTCCAGCGGCATCGGATTGGAGGTCAACTCCTCCCTCACCGACGAGCGCCGCTATCTCGGCGGCGAGAACCGCCCGAACATGGTACTGGTCTGTTCCGGCATCTATGTCGAAGAATTCCACAACAAGTCGGTCAATGCCTGGCTGCGCGAAACCTACAATCGCGGCGTTGCTGTCGGCAGCCTCTGTACGGGCGCCCATGTGCTTGCCCAGGCGGGCCTGTTGAACGGCAAGCGCTGCGCCATCCACTGGGAAAATCTGCCGGGCTTCTCCGAAACCTTCCCGCAGGCGGAAGTCTATGCCGATCTCTACGAGGTCGACAGCAATCTCTACACCTGCGCCGGCGGCACCGCCTCGCTCGACATGATGCTGAATCTGATCGGCCAGGATTTCGGCGAAAACCTCGTCAATCGCGTCTGCGAGCAGCAGCTGACCGATCGCGTCCGCAGCCCGCATGACCGCCAGCGCCTGCCGTTGCGCGCGCGCCTCGGCGTGCAGAACTCCAAGGTTCTGTCGATCATCGAGCTGATGGAAAGTAACCTCGCCGAGCCGCTGTCGCTTCTGGAAATTGCCGATGATGCCGGCCTGTCGCGCCGGCAGATCGAGCGCTTGTTCCGACAGGAAATGGGTCGCTCGCCGGCCCGCTATTACCTCGAAATCCGCCTGGATCGCGCCCGGCATCTGCTGGTGCAATCCTCCATGCCGGTCGTCGAAGTGGCCGTCGCCTGCGGTTTCGTCTCCGCCTCGCACTTCTCCAAGTGTTATCGCGAACTCTATAATCGCTCCCCACAGCAGGAGCGCGCAGAGCGCAAGCTGACCATGTCGACCAACCGCACCGGCATCGTCGTCTGA
- a CDS encoding diguanylate cyclase produces MVLHVGSLGGGIGHRNGSQKILLVEDSRMFSAVLSHRFETELGLAVTHCSSLKMLNEVLAEPDSGFTMAVIDLNLPDAAHGEALDVAVAHDVPTIVFTASFDMATRNRIMERNVVDYVLKDGEFALDNLVSSVRRAIANRSMRVLVVDDVPSARKMLTDLLHAQQFKVAEAGTGVEALAMLETFDDIEIVVTDYNMPDMNGHELTRRIRHRYGSDRMRIIGISSSNDRLLSATFLKAGASDFIYRPFVQEELQCRIALNVETLSQLKQLRAAAASDYLTGLYNRRYFYDHGPRLVNECLRRQRPSSVAILDIDHFKNLNDTYGHEIGDQVLKAVAGRLHGLLEGTDNLLSRLGGEEFAILFAEMNSRAATALCDEVRLSLASLKVHADDEELSVTVSIGVAEIAGYESFDNYLNAADQFLYMAKHNGRNQVYSDFKMAQEAAQ; encoded by the coding sequence ATGGTACTGCATGTGGGATCCCTTGGCGGCGGCATCGGTCACCGCAATGGCAGCCAGAAAATACTTCTGGTCGAGGATTCGCGCATGTTTTCCGCGGTGTTGTCGCATCGGTTCGAAACCGAACTCGGCTTGGCCGTAACGCATTGCTCTTCCCTGAAAATGCTGAACGAGGTGCTGGCGGAGCCGGATAGCGGCTTCACGATGGCGGTGATCGACCTCAACCTTCCGGACGCTGCCCATGGAGAAGCCCTGGATGTTGCCGTCGCCCATGACGTTCCTACCATCGTCTTTACGGCGTCTTTCGACATGGCGACGCGCAATCGCATCATGGAGCGCAATGTCGTCGACTATGTGCTCAAGGATGGCGAGTTCGCCCTCGACAATCTCGTCTCCTCCGTAAGGCGCGCCATTGCCAACCGGTCGATGCGTGTTCTGGTTGTGGATGATGTGCCTTCGGCTCGAAAAATGCTGACAGATTTGCTGCACGCTCAGCAATTCAAGGTCGCCGAAGCCGGCACGGGTGTTGAAGCTCTGGCGATGCTTGAGACATTCGACGACATCGAAATCGTCGTCACCGACTACAATATGCCCGACATGAACGGTCATGAACTGACCCGCCGCATCCGCCATCGCTATGGCTCGGACCGGATGCGGATCATCGGCATTTCTTCTTCGAACGATCGTTTGCTGTCTGCGACATTCCTGAAGGCGGGCGCGAGCGATTTCATCTATCGCCCCTTCGTTCAGGAGGAGCTGCAATGCCGCATCGCATTGAATGTCGAGACATTGTCGCAGCTGAAACAATTGCGAGCGGCCGCGGCAAGCGATTATCTGACCGGGCTCTACAACAGGCGCTATTTTTATGATCATGGCCCGCGTCTGGTCAATGAGTGTCTGCGTCGCCAGCGTCCAAGCTCGGTCGCCATTCTCGACATCGATCACTTCAAGAATCTGAACGACACCTATGGTCACGAGATCGGGGATCAGGTGTTGAAGGCCGTTGCCGGCCGGCTGCACGGATTACTGGAAGGCACCGACAATCTGCTTTCTCGCCTCGGCGGCGAAGAATTTGCCATTCTTTTTGCGGAAATGAATTCGCGCGCGGCGACCGCGCTATGCGACGAGGTCCGTCTCAGCCTTGCCAGCCTGAAGGTTCATGCCGACGACGAAGAGCTTTCGGTGACGGTTTCCATCGGCGTGGCGGAGATTGCTGGCTACGAGTCCTTCGACAACTATCTCAATGCCGCGGACCAATTCCTCTACATGGCCAAGCACAACGGCCGAAATCAGGTCTATTCCGATTTCAAGATGGCCCAAGAGGCGGCCCAGTAG
- a CDS encoding mechanosensitive ion channel family protein, whose product MRPLKSRLFLLPLFLLGLAVFTAVIPLTGGHAFAQDQQPAQASQATEQQPANGLMDAAVADLNKAKKTYASLQDAAKQATLDDETLVALSGQVDDLNRTVAAISTRLKPRTAEIDTRLTQLGAAPKEGQPPEAPIVTQERERLNAERSQISAVILDADNLTAETNRLSMEFMEMRRKLFAETLFKRTEISTTTFDDAGAALVDEGVKFSTAVTSWIGFVLKAKLASFLAAVCLSIGAALIFLSGGYRLFRRYYVQDEAVENPPYISRLSVAFWSTLIRTLSLAAFLVTSFFFLSNFNVLRPDIAPILAAVFGFIGLVYFVGRLSNAVFAPFRPHWRLVKLSNKGAHSLTWCLQAMAVVNGLDYVFDRISESMGSPVVVTVAKSFLAALLIGLILIAASFGSPMLAKNGDPDAPGRHWPHGMAIILRVLGILVIFISFIGYVGLARFMATQMIVTSAVIATMYLGFQLGKAVSKQGVFAETIIGRFLENRLKLREVALDQAGLAAGLATYAVALLTGIPLILLSWGFHIQDLEVFAYRLFTEIKIGNMSISLLGIFVGILLFAGGYLVTRWFQRWLDSNVMARGQVDLGVRNSVRTGIGYLGIALAAIFAISAAGIDLSSLALVASALSVGIGFGLQNIVSNFVSGLILLVERPFKVGDWIVSGTSEGIVKRISVRATEIETFRKQSIIVPNSELINASVGNWTHRNRLARSEIPVSVSYDADPRKVMDILLELVRSIPKVLRNPEPHVEFLRFGPSSLDFEMRFYLSDLSDGMEIRNNLRIEILRRFNEEGISIPYPHQELHIVRDGRRGRQSDIAADALTDSADGPEADDDMKEDSALSAEGKVSEAKSTSRRRGRTAAE is encoded by the coding sequence TTGCGCCCGCTGAAATCTCGTCTTTTTCTGCTGCCCCTTTTTCTGTTGGGATTGGCTGTCTTCACAGCCGTCATTCCGCTGACGGGCGGGCATGCCTTTGCGCAGGATCAGCAGCCGGCCCAAGCATCGCAGGCAACCGAGCAACAGCCCGCCAATGGGCTGATGGACGCCGCCGTTGCCGATCTCAACAAAGCGAAAAAGACCTATGCCTCGCTCCAGGATGCGGCCAAGCAGGCGACATTGGACGACGAGACGCTTGTCGCGCTGTCCGGTCAGGTCGACGACCTCAATCGCACCGTCGCGGCGATTTCCACGCGCCTGAAGCCCCGTACCGCCGAGATCGATACGCGCCTGACCCAGCTTGGCGCGGCTCCCAAGGAGGGCCAGCCGCCCGAAGCTCCGATCGTCACGCAGGAGCGCGAGAGGCTCAATGCCGAACGCTCGCAGATCAGCGCGGTAATCCTCGATGCGGACAATCTGACCGCGGAAACCAATCGGCTTTCGATGGAATTCATGGAGATGCGCCGAAAGCTGTTTGCCGAAACGCTATTCAAGCGGACGGAGATTTCCACCACGACGTTCGACGATGCAGGGGCGGCTCTGGTCGACGAGGGTGTGAAGTTCAGCACTGCCGTGACGAGCTGGATCGGCTTTGTGCTCAAGGCCAAGCTTGCCTCATTCCTGGCCGCCGTTTGCCTGTCCATCGGGGCGGCGCTGATATTTCTCTCCGGTGGTTATCGGTTGTTCCGTCGCTACTACGTGCAGGATGAGGCCGTCGAGAATCCACCCTATATCAGCCGGCTCTCTGTCGCCTTCTGGTCGACCTTGATCCGCACGCTATCGCTGGCGGCCTTTCTCGTCACGTCCTTCTTCTTCCTCTCGAATTTCAATGTGCTGCGGCCTGATATCGCGCCGATATTGGCGGCGGTCTTCGGTTTCATCGGCCTTGTCTATTTCGTCGGTCGCCTGAGCAATGCCGTCTTCGCGCCGTTCCGGCCGCATTGGCGTCTGGTCAAGCTATCGAACAAGGGAGCGCATTCGCTGACCTGGTGCCTGCAGGCCATGGCCGTGGTCAACGGGTTGGATTACGTCTTCGACCGCATCAGCGAGTCCATGGGATCGCCGGTCGTCGTTACCGTAGCCAAGAGCTTCCTGGCGGCACTGCTGATTGGCCTCATTCTGATTGCGGCCTCCTTCGGCTCGCCGATGCTGGCGAAAAACGGAGATCCGGACGCGCCAGGCCGCCATTGGCCGCATGGCATGGCCATCATTCTTCGCGTTCTCGGCATATTGGTGATCTTCATCTCGTTCATCGGCTATGTCGGGCTGGCCCGCTTCATGGCAACGCAGATGATCGTGACGAGCGCCGTCATCGCCACGATGTATCTCGGTTTCCAGCTCGGCAAGGCGGTGTCCAAGCAGGGCGTTTTTGCCGAAACGATCATCGGCCGCTTTCTGGAAAATCGCCTGAAGCTGCGTGAAGTTGCGCTCGATCAGGCCGGTCTCGCGGCCGGGCTTGCGACCTACGCCGTCGCGCTGTTGACGGGCATTCCGCTGATCCTGCTCTCCTGGGGCTTCCACATTCAGGATCTGGAGGTCTTTGCCTACAGGCTATTTACCGAGATCAAGATCGGCAACATGTCGATCTCGCTGCTCGGCATTTTTGTCGGCATTCTGCTGTTTGCGGGCGGTTATCTGGTCACGCGCTGGTTCCAGCGCTGGCTCGACAGCAATGTCATGGCACGTGGGCAAGTGGATCTGGGTGTCCGCAACTCGGTGAGAACCGGCATAGGCTATCTGGGCATAGCATTGGCGGCGATCTTTGCCATTTCCGCTGCCGGCATCGATTTGTCCAGCCTGGCGCTCGTTGCCAGTGCCCTCTCGGTCGGTATCGGTTTTGGCTTGCAAAACATCGTGTCGAACTTCGTGTCCGGCCTGATCCTGCTGGTCGAACGGCCGTTCAAGGTCGGCGACTGGATCGTCTCGGGTACATCGGAAGGTATCGTCAAGCGCATTTCGGTGCGCGCGACCGAGATCGAGACCTTCCGCAAGCAGTCGATCATCGTGCCGAATTCCGAGCTTATCAATGCGTCCGTGGGCAACTGGACGCATCGCAACAGGCTCGCTCGCTCTGAAATCCCTGTATCCGTCAGCTATGACGCCGATCCGCGCAAGGTGATGGATATCCTGCTGGAGCTGGTACGCTCGATCCCGAAGGTTCTCAGGAATCCAGAACCACATGTGGAGTTTCTGCGTTTTGGTCCGTCATCGCTCGATTTCGAGATGCGCTTCTATCTGTCCGATCTCTCCGATGGCATGGAGATCCGCAACAATCTGCGCATCGAAATCCTGAGGCGCTTCAATGAGGAGGGAATTTCCATTCCTTATCCGCATCAGGAACTGCATATCGTGCGCGATGGAAGAAGAGGTAGGCAGTCGGATATCGCAGCCGATGCCTTGACGGATTCCGCTGATGGACCTGAGGCTGACGATGACATGAAGGAAGATTCCGCTTTGTCAGCCGAAGGCAAGGTATCGGAAGCAAAGAGCACAAGCCGGCGCCGCGGCAGGACCGCCGCGGAGTAA
- a CDS encoding response regulator, whose translation MPFLGVSGMQYSGASLAGSRILLVEDSNLFTSMVRAKLKELLDIDVEICRNFEELQLAYDKSSEPIKLAISNMNLPGAEKGEALAYLLDLSIPTIAFTGTFLEGTRDELIAKDVVDYILKDNVFAVDMLAESICRFLTNHRHHVLIVDDSATARALLSSRLKRYNFRVSVAENGAKALEILKTSPDIGLMVTDYNMPDMDGFELTRRIRATTGSHELRIIGVSSSNNRLLSARFLKAGGNDFILRPFIDEEFYCRVNQNLDTLLQIRSAQPIGKSV comes from the coding sequence ATGCCATTTCTGGGTGTTTCGGGGATGCAATACTCCGGCGCGTCTCTTGCCGGCTCGCGCATTCTTCTCGTCGAGGATTCCAATCTCTTTACATCGATGGTCAGGGCCAAGCTGAAGGAGCTTCTGGACATCGACGTCGAGATTTGCCGCAATTTCGAAGAGCTGCAGCTCGCCTACGACAAGTCATCGGAGCCGATCAAGCTGGCGATCTCGAACATGAACCTGCCAGGCGCCGAGAAGGGAGAGGCCTTGGCCTATCTTCTCGATCTCAGCATTCCAACGATCGCTTTCACAGGCACTTTTCTCGAAGGCACGCGCGACGAGCTGATCGCCAAGGATGTGGTGGATTATATTCTCAAGGACAATGTCTTTGCGGTGGATATGCTGGCGGAATCGATCTGCCGTTTTCTCACCAACCACCGTCATCACGTCCTCATCGTCGATGACAGCGCGACGGCGCGTGCTTTGCTGTCCAGCCGGCTGAAGCGCTACAATTTCCGTGTCAGTGTCGCGGAAAACGGCGCCAAGGCGCTCGAAATCCTCAAGACCAGCCCGGATATCGGCCTCATGGTCACGGACTACAATATGCCGGACATGGACGGCTTCGAGCTGACGCGACGTATTCGTGCGACCACCGGCTCCCATGAGTTGCGCATCATCGGCGTCTCGTCATCCAACAATCGGCTGCTTTCGGCCCGCTTCCTCAAGGCGGGTGGCAATGACTTTATCCTGCGGCCATTCATTGACGAGGAATTCTACTGCCGCGTGAATCAAAATCTCGACACTCTGTTGCAGATTCGGTCAGCTCAACCGATCGGAAAGAGCGTATAG